The Prosthecobacter sp. SYSU 5D2 genome contains a region encoding:
- a CDS encoding membrane dipeptidase — translation MFPRGAAAFDVEAFFASNFIVDGLGTYYDTHRGKGHPYPSPEGPWDFKPLKQETGCNMVIMSYSTQASFDNQSERFKEGLYKNARIIRTFADIREIREKGEFGVLMYVQSPYPMGGGIQNLEKFHERGLRVFQLAYGASHTEQAPEDVMGYGNDQEGGVTPLGEKVIAELNRLGMLVDISHCNEQTTLDACRLSKFPVVCTHAGARAVTDRDRNKSDTALKAIAATGGVVGVTAVGWIIENHKTKGRGVPEFCDHLDHMKKVIGVDHLSVATDSPLRGWDRLSPHRTSPELSDIGHWKTVAAELHRRGYTEEELKKIFGLNLVTLFRKVLKP, via the coding sequence ATGTTCCCTCGCGGAGCTGCAGCGTTTGATGTGGAAGCCTTCTTTGCCAGCAACTTCATTGTGGACGGCCTGGGCACGTACTACGACACCCATCGCGGGAAGGGACATCCCTATCCGTCGCCGGAAGGCCCCTGGGACTTCAAGCCCTTGAAGCAGGAAACGGGGTGCAACATGGTTATCATGAGCTACAGCACCCAGGCTAGCTTTGACAACCAGTCGGAGCGGTTCAAGGAGGGCCTGTATAAAAATGCCCGCATCATCCGCACCTTTGCGGACATCCGGGAAATTCGCGAGAAGGGCGAGTTCGGCGTGCTGATGTATGTGCAGTCTCCCTACCCCATGGGAGGCGGGATCCAGAATCTGGAGAAATTCCATGAGCGCGGGCTGCGCGTGTTTCAACTGGCCTATGGCGCCTCCCATACCGAGCAGGCGCCGGAGGATGTCATGGGCTACGGCAATGACCAGGAAGGCGGCGTCACACCGCTTGGGGAAAAGGTGATCGCCGAGCTCAACCGCCTGGGCATGCTGGTGGACATCTCCCACTGCAATGAGCAAACCACCCTGGATGCCTGCCGCCTGTCCAAGTTTCCTGTCGTTTGCACCCATGCAGGGGCACGTGCCGTGACGGATCGTGACCGCAACAAGTCGGACACTGCTTTGAAAGCGATTGCGGCCACGGGTGGGGTGGTTGGCGTGACCGCCGTGGGCTGGATCATTGAAAACCACAAGACCAAAGGGCGCGGCGTGCCGGAGTTTTGTGATCACCTGGACCACATGAAAAAGGTCATCGGAGTGGACCACCTCTCCGTCGCGACGGACAGCCCTTTGCGCGGCTGGGACCGGTTGTCTCCGCATCGTACCAGTCCGGAGCTGTCTGACATCGGGCACTGGAAAACCGTGGCGGCAGAGCTGCACCGCCGGGGTTATACGGAAGAGGAACTGAAGAAGATCTTCGGGCTGAACCTGGTGACCCTGTTTCGCAAGGTGCTGAAACCGTGA
- a CDS encoding sialate O-acetylesterase yields the protein MKMLIRSLFAVICLGLPAGAWAQLSLPHFFSDYMVLQRERAAAIWGKAEPEAEVTIAFKGKTATAKADAKGKWRAEIETGAADAQGAEMKVTSGDKTLTLADVLVGEVWLASGQSNMYFTMNRVPAYEELMSKADYPALRMFNAPLVTAEEPQEDIEGEWSLCSPETVPGYSAVAFFFALKLHQDLGIPVAVLKTCWGGKPVETFTSREALNTLPGTKLMVDKLMQEAAAYDQATADAQYEKQLETWKATMAAAKGKSAEQRKRLPKKPAAPKPPLLTEGKPGVLFNAMINPFAGYTMRGAIWYQGEGNAKAGAVPYDQTLPLMIRDWRERWGDDFSFYFVQLANYRAPSTEPGTQDYWALLQDRMRHILETTPKTGMAVINDVGEVADIHPKDKMTPGYRLARWALAKDYGRDLVYSSPLYKSSEVKDGAMKITFDHVGTGLAVRGDGDLKRFEIAGADRVWHWADAKIESKDSVLVSSPKVKQPAAVRYAWASNPEGANLVNSEDLPASVFRTDDWDDVEPKEGPASAKGQEDRRAKAAEIRELNEKLSKMEKGSAEFLALRKKIQALLVELKAMAGGK from the coding sequence ATGAAAATGCTCATCCGTTCCTTATTCGCCGTGATCTGCCTGGGGCTGCCTGCCGGCGCCTGGGCGCAGCTTTCGCTTCCACATTTTTTCAGCGATTACATGGTGCTCCAGCGGGAGCGGGCAGCGGCCATCTGGGGAAAAGCGGAGCCGGAAGCAGAGGTCACAATTGCCTTCAAAGGCAAGACGGCGACGGCAAAGGCGGATGCCAAAGGCAAGTGGCGGGCGGAGATTGAGACAGGTGCTGCCGATGCCCAAGGGGCCGAGATGAAAGTGACGTCCGGGGACAAAACGCTGACGCTGGCCGATGTGCTGGTGGGGGAGGTGTGGCTGGCATCAGGTCAGTCCAATATGTATTTCACCATGAACCGGGTGCCGGCTTATGAGGAGCTGATGTCCAAGGCGGACTACCCGGCGCTGCGCATGTTCAATGCCCCGCTGGTGACGGCGGAAGAACCGCAGGAGGACATCGAGGGCGAGTGGTCGCTGTGCAGTCCGGAGACGGTGCCGGGGTATTCGGCAGTGGCGTTTTTCTTTGCGCTGAAATTGCACCAGGATCTGGGCATTCCGGTGGCGGTTTTGAAGACCTGCTGGGGCGGCAAGCCGGTGGAAACCTTCACCAGCCGCGAGGCGCTGAACACGCTGCCAGGCACGAAGCTGATGGTGGACAAGCTGATGCAGGAGGCGGCCGCCTATGACCAGGCCACTGCCGATGCGCAGTATGAAAAGCAACTGGAAACCTGGAAGGCCACCATGGCTGCGGCCAAGGGCAAATCTGCGGAACAGCGGAAGCGCCTGCCGAAAAAACCCGCAGCACCCAAGCCTCCGCTTCTGACCGAAGGCAAGCCAGGCGTGCTGTTCAATGCGATGATCAACCCATTCGCCGGCTACACCATGCGCGGGGCCATCTGGTATCAGGGGGAAGGCAATGCCAAGGCCGGTGCGGTGCCGTATGACCAGACGCTGCCGCTGATGATCCGCGACTGGCGCGAGCGCTGGGGCGATGACTTCTCTTTTTACTTTGTGCAGCTGGCCAACTACCGCGCCCCGTCCACCGAGCCGGGAACGCAGGACTATTGGGCGCTGCTTCAGGACCGCATGCGGCACATCCTGGAAACCACCCCCAAGACCGGTATGGCCGTCATCAATGATGTCGGTGAGGTGGCAGACATCCATCCCAAGGACAAGATGACCCCGGGCTACCGTCTGGCCCGCTGGGCGCTGGCCAAGGACTACGGCCGCGATCTCGTTTACAGCAGCCCTCTTTATAAATCCAGCGAGGTCAAGGATGGAGCGATGAAGATCACCTTTGACCATGTCGGCACTGGACTGGCCGTGCGCGGAGATGGTGACCTGAAGCGTTTTGAAATCGCCGGAGCCGACCGCGTGTGGCACTGGGCGGATGCAAAAATTGAAAGCAAGGACAGCGTCCTGGTGAGCAGCCCGAAAGTAAAGCAACCCGCCGCCGTCCGCTACGCCTGGGCCTCCAATCCCGAAGGCGCGAATCTGGTCAACAGCGAGGACCTGCCTGCCTCCGTTTTCCGCACCGATGACTGGGACGATGTGGAGCCCAAAGAAGGCCCCGCCTCAGCCAAAGGTCAGGAAGACCGCCGCGCCAAAGCCGCCGAAATCCGCGAGTTGAATGAGAAGCTCAGCAAGATGGAAAAAGGCAGCGCCGAGTTCCTGGCCCTGCGCAAAAAGATCCAGGCCTTGCTGGTGGAACTGAAGGCGATGGCGGGCGGGAAGTGA